From the genome of Rhodospirillales bacterium, one region includes:
- a CDS encoding DegT/DnrJ/EryC1/StrS family aminotransferase, which produces MSRSSPQPPVSLLDPVGQYKRLQPVIDARIATVLGHGRFVNGPEVAELETVLAARSGAKHVVAVANGTDALNIALRTERIGPGDAVFVPAFSFVATGGAVALNGATPIFVDIDPRTFVMDPSVLADTIRHVRSAGDLVPRAVMPVDLFGLPADYGRLEPLCREEGLFLLVDGAQSFGASQHGRRVGAFGDATITSFFPSKPLGAWGDGGAMFTDDRARMEQWRVVCAHGTSGDPYDAQRIGTNSRLDTLQAAVLLAKLPAYQDEIARRNAIADAYTEALRDLAEIPVVPDGNVSVWAQYSLLVDRRDAVRAALTERGIPTRVYYPRTLPAQMAFRDSARLGLPCPMAEDITTRVVNLPMHSELDDSMVARVIAALRDVLRHRPGTQR; this is translated from the coding sequence ATGAGCCGCTCGTCGCCGCAGCCCCCTGTAAGTCTACTTGACCCCGTAGGGCAGTACAAACGACTGCAGCCGGTGATCGACGCGCGCATCGCGACGGTCCTGGGGCATGGCCGTTTCGTCAATGGGCCCGAGGTGGCGGAACTGGAAACCGTGCTCGCTGCCCGGTCAGGCGCAAAGCATGTCGTTGCAGTTGCCAATGGCACGGACGCGCTGAACATCGCGTTACGCACGGAACGAATCGGGCCCGGTGATGCGGTATTCGTCCCGGCGTTCAGTTTCGTGGCGACCGGCGGTGCCGTTGCGCTGAACGGCGCGACCCCGATCTTTGTCGACATTGATCCTCGGACGTTCGTGATGGATCCGTCCGTGTTGGCTGACACGATCCGCCACGTGCGTTCGGCAGGGGATCTCGTCCCCCGCGCCGTGATGCCGGTTGACCTCTTTGGGCTACCGGCTGACTACGGGCGCCTGGAACCGCTGTGCCGGGAGGAGGGTCTCTTTCTACTGGTCGATGGCGCCCAGAGCTTTGGCGCCAGCCAGCACGGTCGCAGGGTGGGAGCGTTTGGGGACGCGACGATCACGAGTTTCTTTCCCAGCAAGCCGCTGGGCGCATGGGGCGATGGCGGTGCGATGTTCACCGACGATCGGGCACGCATGGAGCAGTGGCGAGTCGTGTGCGCGCACGGAACTTCCGGGGACCCCTACGACGCCCAGCGGATCGGCACCAACTCCCGGCTCGACACGCTGCAGGCGGCGGTGCTGCTAGCCAAACTTCCCGCCTACCAGGATGAAATCGCACGACGAAACGCGATCGCCGATGCCTATACGGAGGCGCTACGTGATCTGGCGGAGATCCCCGTGGTCCCCGACGGCAACGTCAGTGTCTGGGCCCAGTATTCCCTGCTGGTGGACCGCCGGGATGCCGTCCGGGCTGCGCTCACCGAACGCGGGATCCCGACGCGCGTGTACTACCCGCGCACCCTGCCTGCTCAGATGGCATTTCGCGACTCCGCCCGACTGGGTCTTCCCTGTCCGATGGCCGAAGACATCACGACCCGTGTTGTCAATCTTCCCATGCACTCGGAGCTCGACGATTCAATGGTAGCGAGAGTCATTGCCGCCCTGCGCGATGTTCTCCGGCACCGGCCGGGCACACAGCGCTAG
- the pdxH gene encoding pyridoxamine 5'-phosphate oxidase yields the protein MEDRPIAPLPVVDDPIELLQTWRADAEREETQDPSAACLATVGKNGAPAARMVLVKAIDADGLVFYTNTESRKGEELKGNPNAALVIHWPVLGRQVRVEGAAVLVSDEEADRYFASRPRGSQISAWASAQSSVLAGGLEELSRQFEETAEHFSGRPVDRPSHWTGYRIAVNRIEFWRHRDDRLHERLRYVRAKKGWRYERLAP from the coding sequence ATGGAAGACAGACCGATTGCACCATTGCCAGTGGTCGACGACCCGATTGAGCTGCTGCAAACCTGGCGTGCCGACGCCGAAAGAGAAGAGACGCAGGACCCGTCGGCCGCATGCCTTGCCACCGTGGGAAAAAACGGAGCTCCGGCAGCGCGAATGGTGCTGGTGAAGGCAATCGACGCAGATGGCCTGGTGTTCTACACGAACACTGAAAGCCGGAAAGGCGAGGAGCTCAAGGGAAACCCGAACGCCGCGCTGGTCATTCACTGGCCGGTGCTGGGCCGACAGGTAAGGGTCGAAGGCGCGGCGGTGCTTGTGAGCGATGAAGAAGCTGATCGCTATTTTGCGTCCCGACCTCGCGGGAGTCAGATCAGCGCGTGGGCAAGTGCGCAATCGAGCGTGCTGGCAGGCGGACTGGAAGAATTGAGCCGGCAGTTCGAAGAAACCGCGGAGCACTTCTCAGGCAGGCCGGTGGACCGTCCCTCCCATTGGACGGGCTATCGAATCGCTGTCAATCGGATTGAGTTTTGGCGTCACCGCGACGATCGCCTGCACGAACGCCTCCGGTACGTACGCGCCAAGAAGGGGTGGCGGTACGAACGGTTGGCACCTTAG
- the msrB gene encoding peptide-methionine (R)-S-oxide reductase MsrB, whose protein sequence is MDHDWKDAADQDAYWRERLSAETYAITRRAATERAFSGRYCNEKRPGTYVCVCCGASLFASDAKFDSGTGWPSFAEPLAKTCVTERTDTSFGMVRTEVLCQACDAHLGHVFPDGPPPTGQRYCLNSAALVLHPSDGSPPDQPS, encoded by the coding sequence ATGGACCACGACTGGAAGGACGCAGCAGATCAGGATGCGTACTGGCGCGAGCGGTTGTCGGCCGAGACGTACGCCATTACCCGCAGGGCCGCGACCGAGCGCGCTTTCAGCGGGCGTTATTGCAATGAGAAGCGTCCGGGCACTTATGTTTGCGTTTGCTGTGGAGCTTCATTGTTTGCCTCGGATGCGAAGTTTGACTCCGGGACAGGGTGGCCGAGCTTCGCGGAACCTCTTGCCAAGACTTGTGTGACGGAACGCACGGACACGAGCTTCGGAATGGTTCGAACCGAGGTGCTGTGCCAGGCATGTGACGCGCACCTCGGCCATGTCTTTCCTGATGGCCCTCCGCCTACTGGACAGCGATATTGCTTGAATTCCGCCGCACTGGTACTGCACCCTTCAGACGGATCGCCGCCTGATCAGCCCAGCTGA
- a CDS encoding MaoC family dehydratase — MPTVIALADLPRFAGKEIGTSQWLEMDQDRIDRFAEATADYQWIHVDAERAASGPFGTTIAHGFLTLSMISSFTSQILKVEGIARTINYGANRLRFLTPVRPGDKIRSRLEILRVEDFKGGVKVENRSTVEIDGAERPACIVEGIAVHYPA; from the coding sequence ATGCCGACTGTTATTGCGCTTGCAGATTTACCCCGCTTTGCAGGGAAAGAGATCGGAACCAGCCAGTGGCTGGAAATGGACCAAGACCGCATCGACCGATTTGCCGAAGCAACCGCTGACTACCAATGGATCCACGTCGATGCCGAGCGCGCTGCATCGGGCCCGTTCGGGACGACGATTGCGCATGGTTTCCTGACGCTTTCGATGATCAGCTCCTTCACGTCGCAGATCCTCAAGGTCGAGGGAATCGCTCGCACCATCAACTACGGCGCCAACCGCCTGCGATTTCTCACACCGGTTCGACCGGGCGACAAGATTCGGAGCCGCCTGGAAATCCTGCGTGTGGAAGACTTCAAGGGGGGAGTCAAGGTGGAGAATCGATCCACCGTGGAAATCGACGGTGCGGAACGGCCTGCTTGCATCGTGGAAGGGATCGCCGTCCATTACCCGGCATGA
- a CDS encoding acetolactate synthase large subunit, producing MGKASDLLVSALEAEGVNTIFGIPGEENLDFLDSLTRSTKIRLVLTRHEQAAGFMAATYGRFTGKAGICLSTLGPGATNFTTAAAYATLGGMPMMMITGQKPVKRSKQGQFQILDVVEMMRPITKYAHQIVSADNIPTRVREALRQAEEEKPGAVHLELPEDVAGEPTLERPVAASYVRRPIAEEKAVRAAVDQIANAKSPIIVIGAGGNRKLTSRMLTEMVERFRIPFATTQLGKGVIDEAHPLFMGCAALSAGDFVHRAIESADVVINVGHDVIEKPPFFMHRGDGPEERPHQSDVDPVRVARGTAVIHVNFRSAEVDPVYFPQIEVVGDIANSVWRISRLLELEETSWDFDRMGAIKAHHDASMAEGEDDSRFPIYPQRLVRDVRSVMPDDGIVCLDNGVYKIWFARNYRARGPNTVLLDNALATMGAGLPSAMAAHLVHPDRKVLAICGDGGFMMNSQEIETAVRLKMDLTCLILNDGAYGMIRWKQANMGFSDWGLEYGNPDFRAYAESYGAAGHRIASVEELAPLLAACLSSQGVHLIDCPVDYSENDQILNHHIQEQSAAIGT from the coding sequence ATGGGCAAGGCATCGGATCTGCTGGTCAGCGCGTTGGAAGCCGAAGGTGTCAACACGATCTTCGGAATCCCGGGTGAAGAGAATCTGGACTTCCTGGACTCATTGACCCGATCCACCAAGATCAGACTGGTGCTGACACGCCATGAACAGGCGGCCGGCTTCATGGCGGCCACTTATGGCCGTTTTACCGGTAAGGCCGGGATCTGTCTCTCAACGCTGGGGCCGGGCGCAACGAATTTCACCACTGCCGCTGCGTACGCGACGCTCGGCGGCATGCCCATGATGATGATTACCGGCCAGAAACCGGTGAAGCGCTCGAAGCAAGGCCAGTTCCAGATTCTCGACGTGGTCGAGATGATGAGGCCCATCACGAAGTACGCACATCAAATCGTGTCGGCCGACAACATTCCCACCCGCGTCCGTGAAGCCCTGCGACAGGCGGAGGAGGAAAAGCCTGGCGCCGTCCATCTCGAGCTGCCCGAGGATGTCGCCGGCGAACCCACGCTGGAGCGTCCGGTCGCCGCCTCCTACGTGCGTCGCCCGATCGCGGAAGAGAAAGCGGTGCGGGCGGCCGTGGACCAGATTGCCAACGCTAAGTCTCCGATCATTGTGATCGGTGCCGGAGGGAACCGGAAGCTGACCAGCCGCATGTTGACCGAGATGGTCGAACGGTTTCGCATTCCTTTTGCCACAACGCAGCTCGGAAAGGGGGTCATCGACGAAGCTCATCCTTTGTTCATGGGATGTGCGGCGCTGTCGGCAGGCGACTTCGTGCACCGTGCGATCGAGAGCGCTGACGTGGTGATCAATGTCGGCCACGACGTGATCGAAAAACCTCCGTTCTTCATGCATCGCGGTGATGGGCCCGAGGAACGACCACACCAGTCGGATGTCGACCCGGTTCGCGTGGCCCGAGGCACCGCCGTCATCCATGTGAACTTCCGGTCTGCCGAGGTAGATCCTGTCTATTTCCCGCAAATCGAAGTGGTGGGTGACATCGCTAATTCCGTCTGGCGAATCAGCCGGCTGCTCGAACTTGAAGAGACATCTTGGGATTTCGATCGCATGGGTGCCATCAAGGCTCACCACGATGCCAGCATGGCTGAAGGCGAGGACGACAGCAGGTTCCCAATCTACCCGCAACGCCTGGTGCGAGACGTCCGAAGCGTCATGCCCGATGACGGGATCGTGTGTCTGGACAACGGGGTCTACAAGATCTGGTTCGCCCGCAACTACCGCGCCCGCGGCCCGAACACCGTGCTCCTCGACAATGCCCTAGCGACCATGGGTGCAGGATTACCGTCAGCCATGGCCGCCCACCTCGTCCATCCCGACCGCAAGGTGTTGGCCATCTGTGGTGATGGAGGGTTCATGATGAACTCGCAGGAAATTGAGACTGCGGTTCGCCTGAAAATGGATTTGACCTGTCTGATCCTCAATGACGGTGCCTACGGGATGATCCGTTGGAAACAAGCAAACATGGGCTTCTCGGACTGGGGCCTCGAGTACGGAAATCCTGATTTTCGCGCTTATGCGGAGAGTTACGGAGCCGCCGGACATCGCATCGCGAGCGTCGAGGAACTCGCCCCCCTGCTCGCGGCATGCTTGTCCAGCCAGGGAGTACATTTGATCGATTGCCCTGTCGATTACTCTGAGAATGACCAGATCCTGAACCACCACATTCAGGAGCAGAGTGCGGCCATCGGGACATGA
- a CDS encoding Gfo/Idh/MocA family oxidoreductase → MTLRDTRVRVGVVGTGRWGRNLARNFHGIGCLAGLCDSASEALRAAARACPSVPGHGHANELISSGEVDAVAIATPAGTHHDIAAAALAAGLHVFVEKPMTTDLAAAKALVADASCSGLQLVTGHLLHYHPAFQSLLSLVRSDRLGTLHSIVTSRLAPGPEVPREHVLWEFAPHDVAMILACTGALPTSVRCSGTGPHSGGSSDVQCAIELCFRTGLRTRTTVSWRSDSKVQRFEVRGDSGSAVFDDVAPPGTKLRLTPAGQPPCAIRFPEQEPLAAECVAFVEAVKTGVAPLSGASEGLRVMTVLDACFRSLNEERTVLLQTPENG, encoded by the coding sequence TTGACGTTGCGTGACACGCGGGTTCGCGTGGGTGTCGTGGGAACCGGCCGCTGGGGCCGGAACCTGGCGCGAAACTTTCACGGGATCGGGTGCCTGGCGGGATTATGCGATTCGGCCTCGGAAGCGCTTCGTGCAGCTGCGCGCGCGTGTCCGTCGGTGCCCGGCCATGGTCATGCGAATGAGCTCATCAGTTCCGGGGAGGTGGATGCAGTTGCTATCGCGACACCGGCCGGCACCCATCACGATATCGCCGCGGCGGCTCTGGCTGCAGGCCTGCACGTGTTCGTCGAAAAGCCGATGACCACCGACCTTGCCGCCGCGAAGGCGCTGGTGGCCGATGCGAGCTGTTCAGGATTGCAGCTGGTGACAGGACACCTGCTGCATTATCACCCGGCGTTTCAGTCGTTGCTGTCGTTGGTGCGCAGCGACCGCCTCGGGACACTGCACAGCATCGTGACCAGCAGGCTCGCCCCGGGGCCAGAAGTCCCGCGGGAACACGTCCTGTGGGAGTTCGCTCCACATGATGTCGCGATGATCCTCGCTTGTACCGGCGCGCTGCCAACATCGGTTCGCTGCTCTGGCACCGGTCCCCATTCGGGTGGCTCGTCCGATGTGCAATGCGCAATCGAGCTTTGCTTCAGGACCGGTCTCAGGACCCGGACGACCGTTTCCTGGCGCAGCGATTCAAAGGTGCAGCGCTTCGAGGTGCGAGGCGATTCCGGTTCGGCGGTATTTGACGACGTGGCGCCCCCGGGAACGAAGTTGAGGCTGACACCTGCCGGTCAGCCCCCGTGCGCAATCCGCTTTCCCGAGCAGGAGCCCCTGGCTGCCGAATGCGTCGCTTTCGTGGAAGCTGTCAAGACCGGTGTGGCCCCACTGAGCGGAGCATCCGAGGGACTACGTGTCATGACCGTGCTGGACGCCTGTTTCCGTTCGCTTAACGAGGAACGGACGGTGCTGCTGCAGACGCCGGAGAACGGATGA